The following coding sequences lie in one Gorilla gorilla gorilla isolate KB3781 chromosome 5, NHGRI_mGorGor1-v2.1_pri, whole genome shotgun sequence genomic window:
- the DACT2 gene encoding dapper homolog 2 isoform X2: MSDGGSCSLSTSCASVCSDHISPSLGSLLPVAQAHRARPSMGDWRPRSVDETTVPAWRLQATEEDARPPGSVEDAGQPWGTFWPRPVSTGDLDRALPMDTGLQKASTDAELLGLLCQGADIPLHVPDPKYRQDLVSQGGREVYPYPSPLHAVALQSPLFVLTKETPQRGGPSFPRESPMGPAGLNTIQTGPVLEAGPARARAYIDRLLHLWGQETPAKGSGGGQGPLRHAASPSPQRQGGWSTDGGGRLLVFAPGREDEGGPAQSRGAGRGGPQQQGSMPLEGPQQSGSFPEEGSKPSNSCVLRETMVQPSPSLKAQQTPSAQDYGRGNIISPSRMLDKSPSPASGHFAHPSFAASLKMGPPKSKAEKIKRSPMDKVLRFARQPLLLLDRPEGAHAAPQPSLEWDPAHWPPGRGGLQRRPALAWEAPGRSCSESTLYPMPVLVPLAVAPQESHRTSAQALFPFEASLLTSVARRKHRGWQSTVEISARARLASCPESNLGPPRPMARRAGGPLARGRPSLVRQDAYTRSDSEPSKHSAECDPRFPSVIPETSEGESSDHTTNRFGDHESSSSDEEGGAQSRDCDLALGYVAAGHAELAWTQEVPVSSGPLLSPVPKLCRIKASKALKKKIRRFQPTALKVMTMV; this comes from the exons ATGAGCGACGGTGGATCCTGCTCCCTGTCCACGTCCTGTGCCTCCGTCTGCAGTGACCACATCTCTCCCTCGCTGGGCAGTTTGTTGCCTGTGGCCCAGGCCCACAGGGCCAGGCCCAGCATGGGGGACTGGAGGCCCCGGTCGGTTGATGAGACTACTGTGCCAGCGTGGAGACTCCAGGCTACCGAGGAGGACGCCAGGCCCCCGGGGAGCGTGGAGGATGCAGGCCAGCCGTGGGGCACATTCTGGCCCAGGCCTGTGTCTACAG GTGATCTTGACAGAGCCCTGCCGATGGACACGGGGCTCCAGAAAGCCAGCACGGACGCCGAGCTCCTCGGGCTCCTCTGCCAGGGGGCGGACATCCCGCTGCACGTGCCGGACCCCAAGTATCGGCAGGACCTGGTGTCCCAGGGCGGCAGGGAGGTGTACCCGTACCCCAGCCCCCTGCACGCCGTGGCTCTGCAGAGCCCCCTGTTTGTCCTGACTAAGGAAACCCCACAGAGAGGTGGCCCCTCGTTCCCTAGGGAGAGCCCTATGGGCCCCGCAGGTCTGAACACCATCCAGACTGGGCCGGTCCTCGAGGCTGGCCCGGCCAGGGCCAGAGCTTATATCGACAGGCTGCTGCATCTGTGGGGCCAGGAGACCCCAGCAAAGGGTAGCGGGGGAGGACAGGGACCTCTAAGGCATGCAGCGTCCCCATCTCCACAGAGGCAGGGTGGCTGGAGTACAGACGGTGGAGGGCGACTGCTGGTCTTCGCCCCAGGGAGGGAGGACGAGGGAGGGCCAGCTCAGAGCAGGGGTGCCGGCAGGGGCGGGCCCCAGCAGCAGGGATCCATGCCCCTTGAGGGTCCCCAGCAGTCTGGCAGCTTTCCAGAGGAGGGCTCCAAGCCCTCAAACAGCTGCGTCCTCAGGGAGACCATGGTGCAGCCTTCTCCCAGCTTGAAGGCCCAGCAGACACCCTCAGCTCAGGACTATGGACGAGGCAACATCATATCCCCATCCAGGATGCTGGACAAGAGCCCCTCACCGGCCTCTGGGCACTTTGCCCACCCATCCTTTGCTGCCAGTCTGAAAATGGGTCCCCCCAAGAGCAAGGCTGAAAAAATCAAGAGAAGTCCCATGGACAAGGTGCTGAGGTTTGCAAGGCAGCCGCTGCTTCTACTGGACAGGCCTGAGGGAGCCCATGCAGCCCCCCAGCCATCCCTGGAGTGGGACCCTGCCCACTGGCCCCCAGGGAGGGGCGGGCTCCAGCGGAGGCCAGCCTTAGCCTGGGAGGCACCCGGGCGCTCCTGTTCCGAGTCCACCCTCTACCCCATGCCTGTCCTCGTCCCCTTGGCAGTGGCCCCGCAGGAGAGCCACCGGACCTCAGCCCAAGCCCTGTTCCCCTTTGAGGCGTCACTGCTCACCTCAGTGGCCAGGAGGAAGCATCGCGGCTGGCAGTCCACTGTGGAGATCTCGGCCCGGGCCCGCCTGGCCAGCTGTCCTGAGTCTAACCTGGGGCCCCCCAGGCCCATGGCCAGGAGAGCAGGTGGCCCACTGGCCCGGGGCCGGCCCTCACTGGTCCGCCAGGATGCCTACACCAGGAGCGACTCAGAGCCCTCCAAGCACTCGGCCGAGTGTGACCCGCGGTTCCCATCAGTCATCCCGGAGACCAGCGAGGGAGAGTCCAGTGACCACACCACCAACCGATTCGGAGACCATGAGTCCAGCAGCAGCGACGAGGAGGGCGGCGCCCAGAGCAGGGACTGTGACCTGGCACTGGGCTATGTGGCAGCTGGGCATGCGGAGCTGGCCTGGACCCAGGAGGTCCCGGTCAGCTCGGGGCCACTCCTGTCCCCCGTGCCCAAGCTGTGCCGTATTAAGGCCTCCAAGGCCCTGAAGAAGAAGATCCGCAGGTTCCAGCCGACGGCCCTGAAGGTCATGACCATGGTGTGA